The following are encoded in a window of Paramormyrops kingsleyae isolate MSU_618 chromosome 12, PKINGS_0.4, whole genome shotgun sequence genomic DNA:
- the LOC140577738 gene encoding uncharacterized protein has translation MAGFVRAVANDLRTIANEIENLAETDYVLYRVERSMDYIVQVYSEMDVDLDQTVFDGLQEVARQLYILAQKEEGNVGRPRYVLPPNIIEAHLLLGRTAGDIAQLFGVCERTVRRRMAEYGIRVHDLLTPMEDNVLDEMVTQILQQHPNCGYKMMIGFLNAQGIRIQRQRVQESMQRVDPHGVWMRTLQLTPRRRRKYFVPAPNSLWHIDGNHKLIRWRIVVHAGIDGFSRLITYLKVSTNNPGHDINFFAHWPMWLVDFRSH, from the exons ATGGCGGGTTTTGTACGAGCTGTCgctaacgacttacgaacaatAGCGAATGAAATTGAGAACCTCGCAGAAACGGACTACGTTTTATATCGAGTCGAAAGATCAATGGACTATATAGTTCAGGTTTATTCCGAGATGGATGTTGACCTTGACCAGACGGTGTTTGACGGTCTTCAAGAGGTCGCTCGCCAACTGTATATCCTCGCACAGAAAGAGGAAGGCAACGTTGGCCGTCCACGCTACGTTTTACCCCCCAATATAATCGAGGCTCATCTACTTCTGGGCCGCACTGCTGGAGACATTGCTCAGCTCTTTGGAGTTTGCGAGCGAACAGTTCGTCGGAGAATGGCAGAGTATGGGATAAG AGTACACGATCTATTAACTCCAATGGAGGACAATGTTTTGGATGAAATGGTGACCCAAATTCTGCAGCAGCATCCCAATTGTGGATATAAAATGATGATTGGGTTCCTGAATGCGCAGGGCATCCGTATACAGA GGCAGCGTGTACAGGAATCCATGCAGCGTGTGGATCCTCATGGAGTTTGGATGCGCACCCTTCAGTTGACCCCACGGAGACGCAGGAAGTACTTTGTACCAGCTCCAAACAGTTTGTGGCATATAGATGGCAATCACAAATTGATAAG ATGGCGCATTGTTGTGCATGCTGGTATTGATGGCTTTAGTCGTCTTATAACATACTTGAAGGTTTCCACCAACAATCCAGGGCATGACATTAACTTTTTTGCTCACTGGCCAATGTGGCTAGTGGATTTCCGGAGTCACTAG